A single region of the Bicyclus anynana chromosome 16, ilBicAnyn1.1, whole genome shotgun sequence genome encodes:
- the LOC128198847 gene encoding uncharacterized protein LOC128198847: protein MVNRVVTIISLSRYFSGDEVVKMSIGKISEFNMHSDNWKLYVERLEQYFKVNKIDSDLYVPTLITVMGAECYELLVNLCTPAKPTSKTFSELTVILEKHLQPKPSILAERFKFRHRKQTEGESIAEYVAILKCLSKTCEFGNWLEESLRDQFVCGITSETIRQRLFAEEKLDFGKAYGLAMSLEAAEKNAAIVEAPPSSSSSIKRREQVCRMSGHRGRRTSTGPGWRGGGTARR from the coding sequence ATGGTAAACCGTGTTGTAACTATTATTTCTCTCTCAAGATATTTCAGTGGCGACGAAGTGGTTAAAATGTCGATCGGTAAAATTTCCGAGTTTAATATGCATTCGGACAATTGGAAATTGTACGTAGAAAGGTTGGAACAGTACTTTAAAGTGAACAAAATTGATAGTGACTTGTATGTTCCGACATTAATAACGGTCATGGGTGCCGAGTGCTATGAACTGTTGGTGAATTTGTGTACACCTGCGAAACCCACGTCAAAAACTTTCAGTGAACTAACGGTTATATTGGAAAAACATTTACAACCGAAACCAAGTATACTGGCGGAAAGGTTTAAATTTCGACATCGCAAGCAAACGGAAGGTGAAAGTATAGCAGAATATGTTGCTATATTGAAATGTTTGTCCAAGACTTGCGAATTTGGCAATTGGTTAGAAGAGAGTTTGCGGGATCAGTTTGTGTGTGGCATCACGAGCGAAACGATACGTCAACGGTTGTTCGCAGAAGAGAAGTTGGATTTTGGGAAGGCGTACGGTTTAGCTATGAGCTTAGAAGCGGCAGAGAAGAACGCGGCTATCGTGGAGGCGCCTCCGAGTTCAAGTTCAAGTATCAAGCGGCGCGAGCAAGTTTGCAGAATGTCAGGCCATCGCGGGCGCAGGACGTCGACGGGCCCCGGGTGGCGGGGCGGAGGCACGGCGCGTAGATGA